From the Thermococcus sp. Bubb.Bath genome, the window AATCTTAAACGCCACGACATCTGCCCTCTTCAGCCTCGCATTGATTACCCCAAGAACCTCCTCAACGGTAGACTCCCTATCCCTCCCGCTTGAATATTCCACAACAACGCCACCCCCCACGCGGTAGGGGTCAAGAACGAGAGAGGCTGAGAGATGCATGAAGGCACCGAACGTCAGTTTCAATTCAGCGGAAGATACGTAACATCCAGTTCCACCAAAAATCCTCTCTGCTTTTTTTGTGAACGATTCAACGCACTCCTCCACACTGGCCGACTCACAGGAGAGGTACGACACCTTCATATTTTATCACGACTCATCTTCGTGCAAAAGATATATAAAGGTTGTAGGTTCCAGGGATGGTAGGTATAATCATCTCATGAAGCCAGCTGAAGCAAATGGATAGAATACGATATTAGTCGGGCTATTTTGTAATTTCTACAAAGGCTTTACTGATAGGTTAAAGAAGAGCCACGTATGCTCACTTTTGCTAGGATATCCAGCAGGATTGAAGAGAAACCTATTTAAACCCGATTTTCGCAGTTGTTATGAAGCAACTCTTGGAGGTGGTTTGAAATGAAGAGGAAGGCCCAGGGTGCAATTGAGTATCTGTTTATGATTGCGGCAGCGCTTATCATTGTTGCAGTGGTTATCAGATACCTCAGGAGCACCGGCAGCACCGCAGGTAGCCAGGCCAACAAAACCATAGGCGGCATAGGCAGCCAGATCTCAAACGCCATAAGCAGCGAAGTTAATAATGCTAGCAAGTCCTGAGAATAGTGAGTTTTAAGTTAGAATGAATTTGATTACCTATATTTTCCCATTTTTAAGCGGGTGAGCTAAATGCAAAGAAAAGCCCAAGGCAGCGTTGAGTATCTTTTCGTGTTGGGAGCTACTATAGCAATTGTTGTCCTTGTGGTAGGATATATCGCCAAGTTTTCTCATAACGCAGCTCAAACCCAGACTGAAAGGAACAATGACAACGTAAACAGCGTCATGAGTAAGGTCCGAAACATTTCAAGTGGCGAAATCAACGGGTAGCCTTTATTTTAATGGTATCACCCCGTACATGGAGAGAACTCCCCTTCATTTCAATTTTT encodes:
- a CDS encoding HTH domain-containing protein; protein product: MKVSYLSCESASVEECVESFTKKAERIFGGTGCYVSSAELKLTFGAFMHLSASLVLDPYRVGGGVVVEYSSGRDRESTVEEVLGVINARLKRADVVAFKIGTYTTPVTRRTYAVGVAVYNRGGIHSDEVQETPERRKLLAHVLSLFNYNPKVLNISELARTFDVSRDTIYYDIQQILKEKAESAGVEGGRRG
- a CDS encoding class III signal peptide-containing protein yields the protein MKRKAQGAIEYLFMIAAALIIVAVVIRYLRSTGSTAGSQANKTIGGIGSQISNAISSEVNNASKS
- a CDS encoding class III signal peptide-containing protein encodes the protein MQRKAQGSVEYLFVLGATIAIVVLVVGYIAKFSHNAAQTQTERNNDNVNSVMSKVRNISSGEING